One Planctomycetota bacterium genomic window carries:
- a CDS encoding glycosyltransferase family 2 protein: MDNLAPDPKPVVGLEALTPLSADSARRNGTHPHTSRPVTVAAVIPCFNRRDDLTLLLRDVARLDLRGIDLWCVVVDNASTEPLSTIRVPPGLRVEFVRSPRNTGGSGGFNLGMSHVLSGAGESGRYGQPDYVWWLDSDARVGRSCLRELVRVLKRRPRVGAVGSGLRDIDTGHTWEVGGRISRVHGGVMPAAGGDLDKRLLCRCDYLAACSALVRRSAIERTGLFPDNFIYYDDVDWCIQMTRATGYTVLGAPKSRAFHPPGNRRYVTWARYYIARNAFSHMDVMGMGGYRRFRRAWREVPRAIGQAMMGAPELAALHLRGLRDARDRRFPALEPRELPTGITMIPFAKLRETIDAELGAWRANGRPGTLYVHPALRYPIPGLDGFRQELKKVQFAWPRRRWRASHEGAGLRDLLLGVWRTLVGPSADVAITTTGWPTNWSRGRTVIKVTTDGLIVKRLERPRVVRDALRTFARGLTLSVQLGLRGPHIMPLPPAPRYVPAPTHEAEPAHAVS, translated from the coding sequence ATGGACAATCTTGCGCCCGACCCCAAGCCCGTCGTCGGCCTCGAAGCCCTCACCCCCCTCTCCGCGGACTCCGCTCGACGCAACGGCACACACCCGCACACGTCCCGACCGGTGACCGTCGCCGCGGTCATTCCCTGCTTCAACCGACGCGACGACCTCACCCTCCTCCTGCGCGACGTCGCGCGCCTCGACCTGCGGGGCATCGACCTCTGGTGCGTCGTCGTCGACAACGCCTCCACCGAGCCGCTCTCCACCATCCGCGTCCCGCCCGGGCTGCGCGTCGAGTTCGTCCGGTCGCCCCGCAACACCGGCGGCTCGGGCGGGTTCAACCTCGGGATGTCTCACGTCCTCTCGGGCGCGGGCGAATCCGGGCGCTACGGCCAGCCGGACTACGTCTGGTGGCTCGACAGCGACGCCCGCGTCGGTCGCTCGTGCCTGCGCGAGCTCGTCCGCGTCCTCAAGCGCCGCCCACGCGTCGGGGCCGTCGGCTCGGGCCTGCGCGACATCGACACCGGGCACACCTGGGAGGTCGGCGGACGCATCAGCCGCGTGCACGGCGGGGTCATGCCCGCCGCCGGGGGCGACCTCGACAAGCGCCTGCTCTGCCGCTGCGACTACCTGGCGGCGTGCAGCGCGCTCGTCCGGCGCAGCGCCATCGAACGCACCGGGCTCTTCCCCGACAACTTCATCTACTACGACGACGTCGACTGGTGCATCCAGATGACCCGCGCCACCGGCTACACCGTGCTCGGCGCCCCCAAGAGCCGCGCCTTCCACCCGCCCGGCAACCGGCGCTACGTCACCTGGGCCCGCTACTACATCGCGCGCAACGCGTTCTCGCACATGGACGTCATGGGCATGGGCGGCTACCGGCGCTTCCGGCGCGCGTGGCGCGAGGTGCCCCGCGCCATCGGCCAGGCCATGATGGGCGCCCCCGAACTCGCCGCCCTGCACCTGCGGGGCCTGCGCGACGCCCGCGACCGGCGGTTCCCCGCCCTCGAGCCCCGCGAACTGCCCACCGGCATCACCATGATCCCCTTCGCCAAGCTGCGCGAAACCATCGACGCCGAGCTCGGCGCCTGGCGCGCCAACGGCCGCCCGGGCACGCTCTACGTCCATCCCGCCCTGCGCTACCCCATCCCCGGGCTCGACGGCTTCCGGCAAGAGTTGAAGAAAGTCCAGTTCGCCTGGCCCCGACGGCGCTGGCGCGCCTCGCACGAGGGCGCGGGCCTGCGCGACCTGCTGCTGGGCGTCTGGCGTACCCTCGTCGGACCCTCGGCCGATGTCGCCATCACCACCACCGGCTGGCCCACGAACTGGAGCCGCGGCCGCACCGTCATCAAGGTGACCACCGACGGCCTCATCGTGAAGCGGCTCGAGCGCCCGCGCGTCGTGCGCGACGCGCTGCGCACCTTCGCCCGCGGGCTCACCCTCTCGGTGCAACTGGGCCTGCGTGGCCCGCACATCATGCCGCTCCCGCCCGCCCCGCGCTACGTGCCCGCCCCCACCCACGAGGCCGAGCCCGCGCACGCGGTATCCTGA